One stretch of Tepidibacter hydrothermalis DNA includes these proteins:
- a CDS encoding 50S ribosomal protein L25 — MELLSRNSFSNCKAKSIRKKGFVPGILYGKNMDSIGVAMDKKEFKQIYSQNKENKVFDIDFNNEVHKVYIHEVQRDTMNDKEFIHFDLHKVTDEDFVHTHMPIVLENKSKIESQGYVVQQQLLDVEVKYGAYNTATHVSGDLSYLGDGGSLTVADLNIPQGISILEDMNSIVASVNYPKAYQTVDVETDVVEQR; from the coding sequence ATGGAGTTATTATCTAGAAATTCATTCAGTAACTGCAAAGCTAAATCAATTAGGAAAAAGGGGTTTGTACCTGGAATTTTGTATGGTAAAAATATGGATTCTATCGGTGTTGCTATGGATAAAAAAGAATTTAAACAAATATACAGTCAAAATAAAGAAAATAAAGTATTTGATATAGATTTTAACAATGAAGTTCATAAGGTTTATATACATGAAGTTCAAAGAGATACTATGAATGATAAAGAATTTATACACTTTGATTTGCATAAGGTTACTGATGAAGATTTTGTTCACACTCATATGCCTATTGTATTAGAGAATAAATCTAAAATAGAGAGTCAAGGATATGTTGTACAACAACAACTTTTAGATGTTGAAGTTAAATATGGGGCCTACAATACAGCTACACATGTTAGCGGAGATTTATCTTATCTTGGAGATGGAGGATCGCTTACAGTTGCAGATTTAAATATACCTCAAGGCATATCTATTTTAGAAGATATGAATTCAATTGTTGCATCTGTTAACTATCCGAAAGCTTATCAAACTGTTGATGTGGAAACTGATGTAGTAGAGCAGAGATAG